From a region of the uncultured Draconibacterium sp. genome:
- a CDS encoding DUF4249 domain-containing protein: protein MKTAQIIKGIIILLFAIVAFTSCEDVVDVELNDEDIDLIAVEAYINTKAENNVYVKLERTLPVNQTAQNPAINNAVVQISDNVDSPNTVTLEEQGTTGIYVLPAGTSYPGVTGRTYTLTITTPDGAVITGEEYLQEVETLDTIKVNLSDRGNYEYLGIYINSQETPGLGHYYKWDIYINGEFLSDGEDMAFASDELVDGNYIYDMLILLDWEDEEEDKKLHPGDTIVVEQLSISEAAYEFYWGLSDQAWAGSPFSVPPANVPSNLVSSDGKRILGLFSARDVSVGNTVIIDDSNFTPLVSSIPGN from the coding sequence ATGAAAACAGCACAAATAATAAAAGGAATTATCATTCTTCTGTTTGCGATTGTTGCATTCACCTCCTGCGAAGATGTGGTTGACGTGGAACTGAACGATGAAGATATTGATCTGATAGCCGTTGAGGCATACATTAACACCAAAGCAGAAAACAACGTTTACGTTAAATTGGAACGCACGCTTCCAGTAAATCAAACAGCACAAAATCCGGCAATCAACAATGCCGTGGTTCAAATAAGTGACAATGTCGATTCGCCAAATACGGTAACACTTGAAGAACAAGGAACTACAGGAATATATGTATTGCCTGCAGGAACTTCTTATCCGGGTGTAACTGGCCGCACTTATACCTTAACAATTACCACTCCGGACGGCGCGGTAATTACAGGCGAAGAATATTTGCAGGAAGTTGAAACGCTTGATACCATAAAAGTAAATTTAAGCGACCGAGGCAATTACGAGTACCTGGGAATTTATATAAACTCGCAGGAAACTCCGGGTTTGGGACATTATTACAAATGGGATATTTATATTAACGGAGAGTTTCTGAGCGATGGTGAAGACATGGCTTTTGCCAGCGATGAACTGGTAGACGGAAATTACATTTACGACATGTTAATCCTCCTTGACTGGGAAGACGAAGAAGAAGACAAAAAACTTCATCCGGGCGATACAATTGTTGTGGAGCAACTCTCTATTTCTGAGGCTGCTTACGAATTTTACTGGGGCCTGAGCGACCAGGCATGGGCAGGAAGCCCGTTTAGTGTACCGCCGGCAAATGTACCAAGCAACCTCGTGTCGAGCGATGGAAAGCGAATTCTGGGGCTGTTCTCGGCGCGCGATGTTTCGGTAGGAAATACGGTGATCATCGACGACTCAAATTTTACGCCTTTGGTATCAAGTATCCCCGGAAATTAA